AGATTTCCGCAAAAGTTGTGTAGAAAGTTTCCCTGAAAGCTTTCCTCTTTTCTTCCGGGTCAGTTTTACCCTTTAGGGCAGAAAAAAATTTGTCCTTCACATCATAAATTTTAAGTTTGATCCCCAATGAAGCCAAAGTCTTCTTTACTTGTTCTGGTTCCTTTTTTCTCATCAATCCGTCATCCAAAAAAACGACGCTGAGCTTTTCCCCGAGGGCTTTATGTCCAAGGACAGCAGTAGTCATACTGTCCACGCCGCCCGACGTGGCAACAACAGCTTTATCCTCTCCAACCGTTCTTCTGATCCACTCCTTCTTTTCCTCTATGAACCTCACAGCATCCATTTGACTCTAGAAGTATTGGAAAGCATCCTTTTTAACCTTTTGCTGAGAAGTTTTCATAAAATAAGGTGGTAAAGATGGGGAAGTTCACCGAAAAGCTCAAAATGGCCGGGGTGGCTGTCACTTTCCGTGATGTCATCCTTCTGCCTGGTCTGGCGGAAGTTGAGCCTGCCGAAGTGGATGTAAGCACAAAAGTTTCGAAGAATTATAAACTAAACATCCCATTCGTCTCCTCTCCGATGGACACCGTTACAGAAAGCGAGATGGCGATCGCCATAGCCAGAGAAGGAGGTTTAGGAGTTTTGCATCGCAACTGCTCCGTGGAAGAGCAGGTGGAAATGGCGAAAAGGGTGAAACGCGCTGAAGCACTGATAATTCGAGACGTTGTTACGGTATCTCCGGATCAAACTGTTGCAGAGGCCGTTGAACTTATGAGAATTCATCAAATTTCCGGGCTGCCTGTTGTAGAGGGTAGGAAACTTGTCGGGATAATCACCGGGCGGGATGTGAGGTTCGCCGATGCTCATCTTAAAGTTCGCGATGTTATGACGAAGGATGTGATTACAGCGGGGGAGGACATCGACATCGAAAAGGCCAAGGAAATTTTGCACAGGCACCGGATAGAAAAGCTCCCCATAGTTAACGAGAGTGGAGAGCTAAAAGGTTTGATAACGTTTAAGGATATCTCACTTCGAGGCAAATATCCGAACGCAGCACGCGATGAAGAAGGACAGCTTCTCTGTGCAGCAGCGATTTCTCCCTTCGACATAGAACGGGCAAAAAAACTGGATAAATATGTCGATATCCTAGTGACCGATGTTGCCCATTTCCACAATGTGCGAGTTATCCAAGCAACGAAGAAGCTTCTTCAAGAGGTGAACGCCGATGTGATAGTAGGAAACATTGGAACATATGAAGCCGCCGTGGACACGATTACACAACTCGAAGGGGTGGCGGGTTTACGCGTTGGAGTAGGCTCTGGTTCGATATGCGTAACGTCGGAGGTGACAAAAGCTGGAGCGCCAACACTTTTTGCTGTAGCTCAAATCGCTGATGCTTTGGCGGATTATGGCTGCGATATACCGGTGATTGCCGATGGTGGTGTGAGAGGACCAGGCGATGCTGCTCTAGCTCTAGCAGCAGGAGCTTCTGCGGTTATGGCCGGGAATCTCTTTGCGAGATGTAAAGAAGCGCCTGGCACCTTGATGGCAATTGGTGGGAGATATTACAAACAATATCGTGGAATGGGCAGCCCCTCCGCCTTGGCGAAAAGATACTCATTAGACCGCTACAGCATGCCAGCAAAGGGAATAGCGGAAGGGGTAGAGGGATGGGTTCCTTACAGGGGTGAGGTGAGCACAGTTCTCAAGGAACTTTGTGATGGTCTACGCGCAGCGATGGGTTATGCTGGCGCAAAAAACATCAGGGATCTGTGGGCAAAAGCAAGGTTTGGTCTACTAACCGCAGCCGGAATCGAGGAGACGAAGCCCCACGATATTCTGCTTCCTAGCGAGTCCATCGAAAAACTCTAATGTCTGAAATGCCTGATTCCGGTGAAAACCATCGAAATTCCCAGATCATCTGCTGCATCTATTATCTGCTGATCTCTAATAGAGCCTCCCGGCTGTATGATCGCAGTTACTCCAGCCTCCGCTGCTTTCTGAACGGTATCTGGAAACGGGATAAAGCCATCGGAGGCAAGAACACTCCCCTTGCTTCTCTCTCCAGCTTTTCTTATCGCAATCTCCGTAGAATCTACTCTACTCATCTGTCCGGCTCCGATTCCAACCGTTTGTTTATCTTTTGCCAAGACGATGGCATTTGATTTTACATGTTTGACGACTTTCCAAGCAAAAAGCAAGTCTTCAAGTTCTTTAGTTCCAGGTTTCTTTTTTGTTACAACTTTTAACTCCTCTGGTTTTAAGTCGACCAGATCTTCATCCTGAACAAGCAGCCCTCCAGAAATCTGTCTTATCCCAATGCGCTCGAAATCTCCGCTAACCCGAAGCACCCGCAAGTTTGGCTTTTTCTCTAAAATCTTCAAAGCTTCTTTGTCGTAATCCGGTGCGCATAGAACCTCAAGAAAGACAGAGATTATTTTTTCGGCAAGTGGAGGAGTCACTTTTCCATTCACGGCAACTATTCCGCCATAAGCCGATACTGGATCACACTCGTACGCTTTGGAATATGCTTCTTGCAGATCTGAAGCGCAAGCAACACCACAGGGGTTCCCATGTTTTATTATCACAGCCGCGGGTTCTTTGAATTCGTTCACAAGTTTCCAGCCGGCTTCTGCATCTAGCAGATTGTTGTATGAAAGTTCTTTCCCCTGTAAAAATTCGGCGTTTGCGATACCTTTTTTACTCCCATCAGAATACAAGACACCTCTCTGGTGGGGGTTTTCTCCATATCTTAACATCGCGATTTTCCTATAAGAAAGGTTGAAGATTTCGGGAAAATCTCCATATTCAAAAACGCTCCCCAAGTAGTTCGAGATAATCGCATCATATCTCGCTGTGTGCAAGAATGCCTTGACCGCGAGCATCTCCCTAGTTTTTTCGCTCAGTTCACCGGTGTTTCTGATTTCTTCTAAAATTTTTGGGTAATCTTCTGGATCCACGATGACTCCAACATATTTATAATTTTTTGCAGCAGAACGCACCATAGCTGGTCCACCTATGTCGATATTCTCAATAGCCTCTTCCAGACTTGCCCCTTTTGCGACGACTTCCTCAAAAGGATAGAGATTGACCACCACTAGGTCAATTGGTTCTATTCCCTGCTCTCGTATTTGCCGAATGTGTTCATCTTTATCTCTGATGGCAAGAATTCCGCCATGAATTTTCGGATGGAGGGTTTTTACCCTTCCATCCAGCATTTCTGGGAATTTTGTAATTTCTGAAACCTCAAGTACTCTGATCCCATTTTCTCTCAGCAATTTTGCAGTTCGTCCTGTGGATATTATCTCTATTCCGAGCTTTTGCAGTTCCTTACAAAAGTCAACAATCCCCGTCTTGTTGTAGACGCTTACAAGTGCACGTTTTATCTTCATGTTGTTCTCCTCTTTTCTTCGCGTTTTTCTATCGCCGCCTTGATGAATGCATCAAAAACTGGAGCCGGCTTACCGGGCCTAGATTTGAACTCAGGATGGAATTGTGTAGCAATGAAGAAACAATGGTTTGGAAGCTCGATTATCTCCGCTTTACCATCTGGAGTCTTTCCAGAGAAAATGATTCCGCCCTTTTCAAGAATCTCGAAATATGCGGGATTGACCTCGTATCTATGTCTATGCCTCTCGAATATTCTATCTTTCCCATAGATCTTGAAAGCAAGTGTTCCAGGCTTCACCAAAACCTCTTGAGCTCCGAGCCTCATAGTCCCCCCCATCTCAGTGATCTTCTTTTGTTCAGGCAGGAGATCGATGACGGGGTGAGGAGTGTTCGGGTCGATTTCGGTGCTGTTCGCGTCTTTCAGTCCAATGTGACGTGCAAACTCTACAATGGCTAATTGAAACCCGAAGCAGAGACCCAAAAATGGTATGTTTTTCTCTCTCGCATATGAGATAGCTGAAATTTTGCCTTCGGACCCCCGCTTCCCGAAACCCCCCGGAACCAGTATTCCGTCATATTCTGCTAAAATCTTCTCTGGATTCGCCGTTTCAAGTTCCTCAGCCTCGATCCAGTTTATTTTCACCTTGCAGTTGTTTATCCCACCAGCATGTTTAAGTGCTTCATTTATGCTTAGATAAGTATCCGCAAATCGGACATATTTCCCGATCATAGCAATCATAACTTCTTTATCAGCTCTATCCATCTGTTCCACAATTCTTTTCCATTCGGTGAGATCCTCGCTCCTAGACCTCAGAGATAAAAGCCTAAGCAAAAGATTATCCATCCTCTCTTCCTTCAAAATAAGCGGAACGGCGTAGATATTGTCAACATCCGGTGCGCTAACGACAGCATCGGGGGGCACATTGCAGAAAAGCGAGATCTTCCTTCTGGCCTCCTTCGTGAGGGGAGTTTTACATCTGCAAACTATTATGTCTGGCATTATTCCAAGCTCACGCAACTCTTTCACACTATGTTGCGTAGGTTTTGTCTTTTGTTCGCCGACCACATCCAAAACCGGCACTAGGGTAACATGAACAAAAACAACATTGGTTGATCCCTCTTCGAGTCTCATCTGCCTGACAGCTTCGAGAAACGGCATGCTCTCGATATCTCCAACCGTTCCCCCGATTTCGACCAAACAAATCTCAGCCCCGCTGTCCCCCGCAACTCTTCTTATTCTTTCTTTGATGAGATCTGTCACGTGAGGAATTATCTGCACCGTCTTTCCGAGATATTCCCCCTTTCTCTCCCTCTCTATAATTTTTCCATAGATCTGCCCCGTCGTTATGTTGTGATGCTTTGTAAGATTGATATTCAAAAATCTTTCGTAGTGACCCATATCGAGGTCTATTTCTCCACCGTCCTCGGTTACAAATATCTCTCCATGCTCAAAGGGATTCATCGTTCCAGCGTCGACATTCAGATAGGGGTCAATTTTTATTGCAGTTACAGAAAAGCCGTGCGATTGAAGAAGCTTTCCGATGGATGCTGTTGTTATTCCTTTTCCAAGTCCGCTCATTACCCCTCCGGTAACTACTATGTACTTCATGGTCCTACACCCTCAGTTTTTCTATCGCACTTATATTCTTGAGCCCTAGGTTTTCCAGATATTTTTCAATGCCTCTGCAGATTTCCCTAAAGATCGAAAGGCCCTTTACTGCTATGGCAGACCCTACCTGAACGGCGGTAGCTCCGGCCAAGATGAATTCTACAGCATCTTCCCATGTTTCTACTCCACCACAACCAACTATCGGTATGGAAAGCCGTTTGTGAAGTTGATGGACGCATCTCAACGCTATCGGATGAATAGCCGGGCCGGAAAGCCCCCCATAGATTTCCGAAAGAATTGGACTTCTCGTGTGCACGTCTATAGCCATGCCGGTAATAGTGTTTATCGCAACCACACCATCGGCTCCGGCTTTCTGGGCAGACTCTCCGACTTCAACTAATCTGTCGGTCAAGCCAAGTTTGACGAAAACCGGGATAGTGACGTTATCCTTAACCCTTCGGACTATTCTTTTAACAACTTCTGGTTCTCGGCCGAATTCGAGTCCTCCTCTTTTGACGTTTGGGCAGGAAAGATTTAGTTCAACAGCATCGGCCCCGCAATCATCAGCCGCTCCGCATATTTTGACGAATTCGTTTTCGCTGAATCCGGCCACACTGACGATTACTGGAACTCCTCCTTCTTTCGCTATCGGAAGATCATATGACAAGAAATCTATGTAACCAGGGTTTGCGATTCCGATGTTATTAAGAAATCCGCCCCGCACTCCTATTACGGCTGGTGTATTGCTTCCTTCCCGTTTTTCCACAGTTAGACTTTTTGTCACAACTGCTCCGGCGCCAGCCAGTGCTGCCTGTTTCAAAAGAGGACCGTTTGAGAGGATTCCTGCTGCCAACATGATCGGATTCCGCAACTTCAATCTGCCAATCTTAACCGAAAGTTTTGACATTTCTTCCCCATCCTCTTCTTCCAACTATTTCTCTCTCAAACATTACTAACTTTCCTCTCACGAGTGTGGCGATAGGAACGCCGATGACCTTCGTTCCTGCGAACGGACTGAACTTTGCCTTACTGATGAAATTTGAAGGATCGATTTTCCACTCTTTTTCCAGATCCACCACGGTGAGATTTGCGGTCATTCCCTCCTTGATTTCTCCAAAGTGCTTCAGTCCAAGAATTCTGGCAGGCCTGCTCGAGCATGTTCTGACAAAATCCTCCAGTCGCAACATGTCTTTCTTTACCATAGTGAGCAAAAGCGGAACCGTTGTCTCAAGTGAAGGAAATCCGGATGCTGGTGGGTCTGCCAGTTTTTCTTCTAACGAATGTGGCGCATGATCTGATGTTACACAGTCTATAACTCCCTTCTGTAGTTTCTCCAGTAGAAATTTTCTGTCTCTCTCGCTTCTGAGTGAAGGTTCAACTCGTGCGATTTTTCCTATTTTTTCAACGTCCTTTTCCGTAAGCAGAAGATAGTGTGGACAAGTATCACCGGTGAGCGGTAACAGACTTTTCTTTTTCGAGAAAATCTCCGCCCCTCTGGTAGACGAGATATGTGTGACATGCAACTTAAATCCAACTTTTCTGGAGAGCTCGGTTATATCCTCAATCGCCCCGGCTTCAGCCTCAGGTAGTCTTATTGGACCGAATTTAGTGTGTCTAACAGGTTCTGGTCTCTCCGCATGCGCAACCACTAGCATGTTCTTTCTTGAAGCGAAATCCAAGATTTTTCTCATCAGCTCATGGTTTTCTTGTGAATAGAATTCTCTATGCATGAAAATCTTTAGACCAATCGCCAAATCTACAACTTCTTCCGTCAAATGTTCAAGTTTTTTTGGAACTCCATAATACAGTCCGTAGTCAACAAAGCTTTTTTTCCTAGCGATTTTTTCTCTCTTTCTTAGCACCGAAGGTTTATTGATCGGAGGTATGGTGTTTGGCATATCGCACACGACTGTAAATCCGCCCATCGCCGCAGCCATCGTACCGGTTTCAAAGTCTTCTTTATAGTCGAGTTTAAAATCTCTAAGATGAACATGCATATCGATTAGTCCAGGTAAAATAAGGTTTCCCTTTCTCCGGAAATCTAACTTTTCCTCACCTTCAAGGTTCTTCCTGATTCTGGCGATTTTTCCATTTTCTATGAGGATGCTGCCGTCGATTATTTTGGTAGATGTGTAGATTTTGCCGCTGACTACGAGGCTCAGATTGGCACCCTCCTTCCAGCAGCATCTCTGGAGAATCTGCCGAAATCCGTGTTTAAAAGTTCCCTAGCGCAGAAGACCGGACCGTCTATGCACACCCTTAATCCGACTGGGTCGAGAACGCAGGAGCCGCATATTCCAAATCCACACTTCATATATCTCTCTAAGGAAGCCTGTACATGGATGCCCTTTTTCAGTGCGATTTCTAAAATTTTTTTCATCATCATTTCAGGTCCACAAGTTAGCACGCATTCAGGTTTGATTTTGTTCAAAAGATTCTCGAACAGCTCGGTTACGAGCCCTTTATATCCAGCGGAACCATCTTCTGTGGCGACTTCGACTTTCGCTCCGAGTTTTTTAGCTTCATGAATGAAGAGAAGCTCTTCAGATTTTTTTGCTCCGACCACATACCAACACTCACCCCGATTTTCTCTGATAGACTTTAGAGCATAGATAAGAGGAGAAGCTCCGTATCCTCCCGCGACTAGCATTACTTTTTTGTAACCGTTCAGCGAAAAACCACGTCCGAATGGGCCACGCAAAAGCAAAATATCGCCTTTTTTAAGGTTCATCATAAGCTCAGTGGTTTTCCCGACAGCAGCGACAGTTAGTCTCAATATGTTTTGCTCGAAACCGGATGCGGAGATAGGGATCTCTTCCCCTCCGGGAGCCCAGATCATAAAAAACTGCCCCGGCGAGGGTTTTTGTCCAGCGTATTGTAAGTAAAAAGACTTGATGTTTGAAGCTTCTTCCTTCACACGTTTTATTTTGCAGGCTCTGGGTGCGAATTGCAGATAAGGATCAACGTTTTTCAATTCTCTCACCGCTTAGCAGCAGCTCGCGAGTATTGTTCGATTATGTCATTCTGATTTACGTATGTGCCGCAATACTCGCAGCACAAAACTAGTGGTTCACTCGAAACTACCTTAAAAGTAGGAACCACTGGTTCTCCCTGCTTGTTTGTTATACAATTTGGATTTACGCATGTCACGATTTCCTTTATTATGCTTGGAAGTTTCACCTTCGTTTTTTTCACCACGGAATAGTCTCTAATTGTATTTATCGTTGCCTCGGGCGCCAGAAGAGCAATTTTATCTACTTCTTTCGGGTCTAATTCCCGATTTTCTATTTTTACAATGTCTTTTTTTCCAATTTTTTTACTTCTGACATTCATGAGAAGAGCCACGGTATATCCTTCTTCTCCAGTTATTCCAAGAATTTTTAGGACGTTCAGCGCCTGTCCTCCAGGAATGTGATCTATTACGGTACCATTTTTTATTCTCCTGACTATGAGTTTGTTTCCTTCCTCTTTCATTTTTCTCCCTCGAGCAAAAGATACAACAAAGCCATTCTTACTGGAACCCCATTTGCTGCTTGTTGGAAATATCTCGCAGATTTATGAGTATCAACTTCAAGAGCTATTTCACCAACTCTGGGCAGCGGGTGCATTATTATCATTCCATCTTTTGCGTTTTTGATGGTCTCCAAATCCACCCTATATGAACCCTTGACCTTTTCGTATTCCGCAGGATCCGGAAACCTTTCACGCTGTATTCTCGTCACATATAGAACATCTGTCTCTTGTATAATGTCTTGGAGATTTTCTCTTATTTCAAAATTCACCCCAGATTTTGTGAGGTGCTCTTCGAGTTCCTTTCTGGGTTTGAGCAACGGCGGAGACACGAGATATATTTTTCTCGGTTTGAATTTTGTCAAAGCGTAAAGAAATGATGCGACAGCTCTTCCATATCTCAGATCCCCCATCAATACGAAGTTCAGTCCATCGATCCTTCCGAATTCTTTCCAGACGGTGTAAAGATCGACCATCGCTTGTGTTGGATGATTTTTTGTACCATCTCCTGCGTTTATCACAGGAGCGTCAGCGATTTCAGCAGCAAGTTTCGCCGCACCTTCCACTTTATGTCGAATTGCGATGACATCCGCATAAGCATCCAGCATTCTGATGGTATCAGCCAAGTTTTCCCCCTTCGCAATCGAAGTCGCCTCTATATCTGTAAATCCAATAACGGAGCCGCCAAGCTTGTGCATTGCCGTCTCAAAACTTAACTTCGTTCTAGTGCTAGGTTCAAAAAAGGCATTGGCGAGAATTTTTCCTTTTAACACAGAGCTTCCTTTTTTCATGGTTTTTTCCATTTTTTTCGAAACCTCAAATATTTTCTTGAGTTCGGCATCGCTGAAATCCAGTATGGAAATCACATCTCTGTTTTTGAACATCTCCTCTCCTCCAGATATCTCATTACGAGTTCATAATTCTCTCGTCCCATGCTTCCAAGTAAATAGAGTCTAGAAAATATCTCACTTACCTTGGATAAGGAAACGAGCGTTATTCCTTCTTTTTTGAGATTTTGTTCGGCTCCTTCTTCTCTATCCACAAACACAACGGCGTATCTCAAAATTCCGCCTTTTTCTTTAATCGAGAGAGCGGCTTTCAACAAGCTTTCTCCAGTGGTAGCCACATCGTCAACCAGGATAACCCTATTTCCAGGTTCCAATTCACCCTCGATCTCGCTCTCGGTCCCATGGGTCTTTTTTTCTTTTCTGACGTAAATCAGGGGTTTTTTCAGTTTGTAAGCAACAATTGTGGCAATTGGTATGCCCGCGGTTGCGACACCAGCGACTCTGTCAAACTCCCCCAGCGTTTTTATAATTTCTACGTAATCATTCGTAATCTCGTCGAAGATGGCTGGGTAAGAAATAATCTTTCTCAGGTTGATATAGTATGGGCTGATTCTACCTGAAGAAAGCCTAAACTCGCCAGTCATAATACATCCGAGCTCGGCTAGCTTTAAGTAAATTTCATCTCTTGGCATTCCTGATCGCCTCCAAGATCTCTTTTGCTTTCTTAGCTGGTTCGGAACTCTCAGTTATCGACCTGCCTATTATCTCAAAGTCCGATCCGGCGACTATTGCTGATCCGAATGGAGTACCCTGAGCTCCGACCCCCGGCGAAAAAATCGGCTTATCAAACATCTTCCTAGCCTTCCTAATGATGTCTGGTCTGCTTGCAGGAAGCACGAAGCCATCGACTCCTGCAGAGTCGGCAATCAGAAGGAGTTTCAAAAAGTTCTTGTTGAGGAAATCGTTCGCTCCTGCATGACTCATCGCGCATAGCCCCAAAACTCCTCTATCCTTCTTTTTTGCCAATTTCACTACCGGGATCAAACCATCTTTGGCTCCTATGGCGGCGTGAGCGATTATTCCGTCAAAACCGGCATCGAAGAGCAACCCCGCCGTCAGCACGTTTATGTGCCCAATGTCCGCCATCTTCGTGTCGCAGATGAAGAAGTACCTTTTGGTATGCTCTCTTGTCAGCCGTTTTATTCCGTCAAGTCCCAACGAAAGCAGAAGTGGTAAACCGATTTTGATTCCGGATACATAGTCTTCTAACTCCAATAGCAGAGCTTCAAGTTTTTTCAGAGATTCTTTTTTGTTGCAAAAGGATTCGGTGTAGTCTGGCAAAAAATCGAGAGCTAAAACAATCGGAGTTCCCTTCTTTTCGCGCAACGTCTCTATTTTTTTATGGAATTTTTCACTCACAAGCCCTTCCTTATCTACATCCACGAAAGATAAAAGCGTGTCGAGTCTAGGCATATATAAGCATATTTGTGTACAGGGAACGGATTATTAACCTTTCGCAAATTTTCGAAAAACTCCGAGTTTAGAGTTTCTTTTTAAGGACAACTAAGAGAAGTTGTTCTGAGGTGAAAAAATGCAGTTTAGGAATGGAAGAACTCTGACGAGAGCCGGTTGGATAGCAGTCATCGCCCTGATTGCAAGCGTAGGACTGGCCGTCGCTGCGCTTAGATTAACCGTGAGGTTTGGAGCCACGGTAGTTTCTGCGCCAATAACATGGCAGTTTATCGGAGTTGATAACTCGGAAAATATACCGATTCCGGATGGCGGAGAGACAACGTTCTGGATAAGCTTCACGAACCAGTCTGGTAGGTTCCAGGGAGTTGCAGTTTACTCAACAGTGTTTGACGTAAGCGGAGGTAAGGTCTGGTCAGGTCTCTATGATAATGCCACAGGAAACGAGCTACCGGACTCGGATTATGGTGCCAACTACAAGAGGCTAGATCTTAACGCTGGGCAAACAAGAGTGGTCAAAGTGGTTCTGGCTGATGTCAATGCTAATCCAGGCGACTACTGGATCTGGGGTCTAAATACTGGCTTCTCGTTGTTCTTGGACAACATTGTTCTGTAGAGAGGGGGGATCAGGTCTTCGGTCCCTCCCATTATTTTTATTTTTTTAACGGGGAGAAAAGAGAGGGGACAAATGAAAAATGTTTGGAAAATAATCCCATCCGTGTTGGTAATACTGTTTGTGGTCTCTTTATGTGCTGGACTTTTTCGTCTTACCGTGAAATTCGGAGCAATGGTTGTTGGCGGTTTACCAGGAATTCTGCGATATGACGATTTCAACGATGGTGTCCTAGGCACGAACCTTGGTGGGGGTGCCGGCGCAATGTCATACGATGGGGCCCACGACCCCAGCCTGAGTTTTGTTTCTGGTTATGAAGGCACCTATGCGCTTAAAATTTCGTACAGCGTTCCAGTCGGACAATGGTGTGGTTACTGGAGTTTTTTCCTCGCGAGTCAGAAAGGATATGATATCGGCATGTTTACGGACATAAGGATGTGGGTAAAAGGTGAGAATGGAGGAGAAAACTTCAAAATAGAACTTAAGGATGAATTCGGCACTGTTAGGACAGTTTACATTTCAATGGTCCCTGGTTTTGAGTCCGGTCTGAGCACTAGTTGGCGGGAGCTTGTTATACCTCTCTACAACTTTCCGGATTTAAACCTCTATTACGTGAAACAAGTCAACATCATCTTTGACACTTATCCATATTCTGGGACGATATATATTGACAACATTGTCTTTACGCAGTTTTCACCATACACCCCCTCTCCAATTGGTCTAGTTTTTGATGATTTTAACGGTGGTCTTGGCCCAAACAGGCTCGGCGGATCCAACGGAACAATGGATCCAAACCCAGGCGATCCAACCGAATGGATAACAGCATCGTATGTTACAGATTCCTATGAGGGACTTGGAGCTCTAAAATTAACATACAACCGAGGCGCGGCGAGTTGGGTGGGATACTGGAGTTTCATGAGACCCGATCAGACTGGGTACGACGTCTCGGATTATGAAAATCTCTGTATGTGGGTGAAGGGAGCGAGTGGAGGGGAAAGATTCAAAGTAGAACTAAAAGATACATCCAACAACACGAGTTCAATATATGTTACTGTTCCAGGAACAACCTATCAGAAGATATCGATACCGCTATCAGATTTCACCGGCCTCGATCTGAAAAATCTCAGACAAGTGAATATAGTCTTCGACACCTCGCCGAACAGTGGCACGGTTTACATAGATTTGGTTCTCTTCGAGTGGGATGTTTACAAAGAGGCTCAGAAAAGAGCCTTCCTCTATTTCTGGAGGGAGATGAACCCTCAGACCGGGTTGGTCCCGGACAAGAATAGAGATAAAATGGCAAGCATCGCAGCAACTGGATTTGGCCTTTCAGCAATATGCGTAGGAGAAAGCAGAGGTTGGATATCCAGACAAGAAGCGATGGAAAGAGTGCTAAAAGCGTTGAGATTTCTCAGAGACAATGCGGAAAAGGTTAACGGAATGCCCTACCACTTCCTGCACGTTGACAACGGTTCTCGTTTCGGAACTTCAGAGATTTCCATAATCGATACGGCTATGCTAATGGCTGGTGTGCTCCATGTGGCTGAACATTTCAAAGAAAACCAACAAATTGTTTCATTGGCCGAGGAGATCTTCAATGCAGTTGATTGGTATTGGTTTGTCAGACCAAGTGGAACATTTGATGCAGCTTGGTCTCCAGAGATCGGATTTTACGGGGAAAGATTTGGTTATGACGAGTACATCCTAGCCGGGATAATCGGTCTGGGTTCCTCAACGAAGCCACTTCCAAGAAGCAGTTGGGATGTCTGGAGATCGGGATACAAGTGGGCTTCTTATGAAAATTACACTTTCCTCTGTCCAGGCGGTTACATGAGACCGACTTCTTACTTGTATCACTTTCCGGCCTCTTGGATAGATTTCAGGAATAAACACGATAACTATGTCGATTACTGGGACACGATGGTAAACGCTCTCTTGGCCAACCGTGAATATTGTAGAGACTGGGCTGAAAACTATCCAGAGTATGACGACAATCTCTGGGGATGGAATGCCTGTGAGGGGCCTGAGGGATATCTCGGCTGGGATCCATTCCGTGGAACAATAGCACCCTCTGCTGTTGTAGGCTCGGTTCCATTCTTCCCAGATTTTGCAGTTCCAGATGTCCGCTATATTTACGAACATTACGGGGAGAACATATGGGGCATCTACGGCTTCAAGGATTCAATGGATTCGGGCTATAACTCCGGTCGAGGCTGGTTCTGCGAGAACTTCGTCGGAATAAACAAAGGTCCGGAAGTTCTATTACCAGAAGCCTACATTAGCGGTCTAGTATGGAAGGAGATGATGAACAATTTCTACATCTTGGAGGG
This region of Candidatus Hadarchaeales archaeon genomic DNA includes:
- a CDS encoding DNRLRE domain-containing protein; this encodes MKNVWKIIPSVLVILFVVSLCAGLFRLTVKFGAMVVGGLPGILRYDDFNDGVLGTNLGGGAGAMSYDGAHDPSLSFVSGYEGTYALKISYSVPVGQWCGYWSFFLASQKGYDIGMFTDIRMWVKGENGGENFKIELKDEFGTVRTVYISMVPGFESGLSTSWRELVIPLYNFPDLNLYYVKQVNIIFDTYPYSGTIYIDNIVFTQFSPYTPSPIGLVFDDFNGGLGPNRLGGSNGTMDPNPGDPTEWITASYVTDSYEGLGALKLTYNRGAASWVGYWSFMRPDQTGYDVSDYENLCMWVKGASGGERFKVELKDTSNNTSSIYVTVPGTTYQKISIPLSDFTGLDLKNLRQVNIVFDTSPNSGTVYIDLVLFEWDVYKEAQKRAFLYFWREMNPQTGLVPDKNRDKMASIAATGFGLSAICVGESRGWISRQEAMERVLKALRFLRDNAEKVNGMPYHFLHVDNGSRFGTSEISIIDTAMLMAGVLHVAEHFKENQQIVSLAEEIFNAVDWYWFVRPSGTFDAAWSPEIGFYGERFGYDEYILAGIIGLGSSTKPLPRSSWDVWRSGYKWASYENYTFLCPGGYMRPTSYLYHFPASWIDFRNKHDNYVDYWDTMVNALLANREYCRDWAENYPEYDDNLWGWNACEGPEGYLGWDPFRGTIAPSAVVGSVPFFPDFAVPDVRYIYEHYGENIWGIYGFKDSMDSGYNSGRGWFCENFVGINKGPEVLLPEAYISGLVWKEMMNNFYILEGLRKAGFVWRIYPSDDTFVDNVYPNTNYGQQSQLKIENSSSSIKLTYMKFDLSGLPSTFGIGEARLNLFVYENAQAYVIAYGVENDAWTENSLVWNNRPPYGEIIDNVQCENGWISLDVTQWARAQFNIDRKLSLVLAISQGSASFRSEEYMENRSQRPYLGVKLASTRTVTERLLPIEDTYTDYEKRNTPMGENNPKRLAVSGVSGYYRRSYLKFDMSSLPKEAKISEARLWVYAREIINPGNQVKVVYACRLENDNWKETTLTWNTQPENGPVISENSISTTGWISWDVTAWVQNQMSVDNIVSIILRTIEPANTVEPWFESKEEVLGHIPFLEIKYYELRGAPVLLSPENNATTFDNTPTFTWIPGGGAESHILQIDNDPDFSSPVYENRNLAGNANQCTIENELAQDNYYWRVGAVFEGTTVWSESRRLQVLRSMTLVIYPSADAKVESSSPDTNYGNETHIAAAAPNPSFYRRSFLKFDLSSIPSGGSIIDAKLYLYKYGEGGTEPGDTNRNVGVYRVDNDDWSESVITWNNQPAIGSLENYIYTPTSTGFWEVWNITNWADNQYKGDRILSIAIRMVDERSDWNSAEPYWYSKEWGTPSQRPYLVVTVS